The Pseudomonas protegens genome contains the following window.
CAGCTGGCGGGCGAAGAAGCTGGTGGCCTGCGCCGGCCTGCAATCGGACCGCCTGGCGCTGATGGCCGGGGTCAGGATCGAGCACCAGATCATCCCCTTCCGTGGCGAGTACTTCCGCCTGCCGGAGGCGAAGAACAACATCGTCAATCACCTGATCTACCCGATCCCCGACCCGGAGCTGCCGTTCCTCGGGGTGCACCTGACCCGCATGATCGACGGCAGCGTCACCGTCGGCCCCAACGCGGTACTGGGCCTGGGCCGGGAGAACTACAAGAAGTTCTCCATCAACTGGCGCGACGTGGCGCAGTACGCCAGCTTTCCCGGGTTCTGGAAAACCATCTGGCAGAACCTCGGTTCCGGGACCACCGAGATGAAGAACTCGCTGTTCAAGTCCGGCTACCTGGAGCAGTGCCGCAAGTATTGCCCGTCCCTGGAAGTCTCCGACCTGCTGCCCTATGAAGCGGGGATCCGCGCCCAGGCGGTGATGCGTGACGGCAGCCTGGTGCACGACTTCCTGTTCGCCCAGACCCCGCGCATGTTGCACGTGTGCAACGCGCCCTCGCCCGCCGCCACCTCGGCGATTCCCATTGGTTCGATGATTGCCGACAAGATTTTCCAGGCCGACTGAAACACCGACGCGGCACGCCTGGTTGCACAGCGCTGCAGCGCTGTGCACAGGGCCTTGTGCCGCCCAGATCCTCCTCGGCGCGCCCTTTGGGCGCACCGGGCAAGACTCGCGTCAACTCGACAATAAATACAATGATTCATGAGGAAGTACGGAAATGAGCGCAGTTGAAACCAGCAGTACTGCAGCGGAAACCCCACAACAAACCCGGAAACGCCTGCGCAAGGTCGCGGCGGCCACCATCTTCGGCTCGATGCTGGAGTGGTACGACTTCTACCTCTACGCCACCATGGCGGCCATCGTCTTCTCGAAGATCTTCTTCGATAACAGCAACCCGAAAAGCGCCACGCTGATGGCCTTCTCGACCTTTGCCATCGGCTTTATCGCCCGGCCCTTCGGCGGCATCCTGTTCGGCTACCTGGGGGATAAGTTCGGCCGCAAGCAGGTGCTGGTGCTGACCTTCTGCCTGATGGGCGTGTGCACCGCGCTGATCGGCCTGATCCCCAGCTACGCCTCGATCGGCATCTGGGCGCCGATCCTGCTGGTGGCGATCCGCATCATCCAGGGCCTGGGCGCCGGCGCCGAACTGTCCGGCGCGGCGGTCACCTCCTATGAACACGCCAGCGAAGGCAAGCGCGGCAGCCAGGGTGCCTGGCCGGCGCTGGGGCTGAACCTGGGCCTGCTGCTGTCGTCGCTGACCATCTACCTGCTGACCATCAACGGCAACGAGTTCCTGCTGGCCGGCGGCTGGCGCATTCCGTTCGTGTGCAGCATCGTCCTGGTGGCAGTGGGCCTGTGGGTGCGCAACAGCATTCCGGAAACCCCGGAGTTCAAGGAACTGAGCAAGGAAAGCCAGAAGGCCAAGCCCTCGCCGCTCACTGCGCTGTTCAAGAATGACCTCAAGGGCCTGGCGGTGGTGTTCTTCGTCGCCATTGGCTACAACGCCCTGAGCTACATCTTCAAGACCTTCTCCCTGGCCTACCTGACCCAGTACAAGAACGTCGATGTGCACGTCACCTCGCTGTCGGTGACCATCGCCAGCCTGATCGCCATCGTCGCCGTGCCGTTCTTCGGCTGGCTGTGCGACAAGTGGAGCAGCAAGGCGGTGCTGGTGCTCGGCGGGGTGTTTTCGCTGCTGTTCGCCTACCCGTTCCTGGCCCTGCTCAACACCGGCGACAGCCTGATGATCTACATCGCCATTGGCGTGGGCACCGGCATCCTGGCGCCCATGATGTTCGCGCCCCAGGGCTCGTTCCTCAGCCGCCAGTTCCCCACCGCCACCCGCTCCTCGGGGTTCGGCACCGGGCGCGAAATCGGCACCGCGATCGCCGGCGGCCTGGCGCCGCTGGGGGCCCTGTCCCTGGTCACCGCCTCGGCCACTCACTCCACCGACGGCGTGGTGATCATCCTCGCCGTGGCCGCCGTGCTGGTGGTGGTGTTCGCCCTGTGCGACCAGGGCCGCAAGCACTCGGCCTTCAAGAACTGACGCGGTATTCAACCCTCCACAGCGCCCCTGGCGGCCTGTGGAGATCCGGCGCCTGGCAGGTGCAGGCCCTCGGGCTCAGATCTGCACCACCTCGATTCCCAGGCGCCGGTAATCCTCGATGTCGCCGCTCGCCACCTGCTGTTCGGTGAGCATCCGCTGCAGGCGATTGCACGGCACCACCACAAAGGGCTCCATGGCCCCCAGCTTGTCGGCGGTGGTCACGGCGATGACTTGCGCAGCACTGTCGAACATCGCCTGTTTGAGCGGCACTTCATCGAAATGCAACGAGCTGATGCCGATCTCCGGATGGATCGCACAGACCCCGGTGAACATCAGGTCGGCCTTGATTCCCTGGATCATGTGCAGCGCTTGATGGCCACTGACGGACAGGGTCGCCGGGTTGAGCTGGCCACCGGCAAGGATCACCTTGACCCCCGGGTACTCGGCCAGGGCCACGGCAATCAGCGGCGAGGCGGTGACCGCGGTCAGACGGATATCGGCCGGCAGGGACTGGGCGATATGCAAGGTGGTGGAGCCGGAATCGAACATCACCGTCTGGCCGTCCTGCACCCATCGCACCGCATATTGCGCCAGGCGCAGCTTCGCCTCATTGATTTCGCCGACCCGGGTGAAGTAGTCCTTGCCGCTGTCCTTGGGTCGCGGCAGCGCGCCTCCGTGGACCCGCAGCACCAGGCCGGCGGCATCCAGTTCGGCCAGATCGCGGCGGATGGTGTCTTCGGACACCGCGAAGTGCCGGCTCAGCTCGGCGGCCAGGACCTTGCCGTCGCGTTCGAGTAGAAGCAGGATCTTTTGCCGACGCAGGGATGGCAGCTCGGCTACCGAATGCAGGTTTTGCATGTTCTTGCCCGTTTTTGCGTGTTTTCGCGAGATTAGCCAAGCCCTCTCGCGAACACAAGCCTGGGCATTCAGGCGATCAATTGGGGAGCGCGCGCGTTGTACAGCGCGGCCTCGCCCAAGCGCTCGCGCACCAGCGCCTGGGCCTGGCGCGTCATCTGGTCCAGCTGCCGGTCGCGCTTTTTCTCCGCCTCCAGCATGGCCTTGCGCCCGTGCTGGGCCAGCAGGTAGGTGTGGATCTGCCGCACTTCCACCGATTGGTAGATCGGCGCCACGTCGAGTACCGCCAGCAGGCCGTCGCTGCCATGGTCGCGGGTATTCATCAGCACCTGCGGGCCGCGGGCGCTCAGCAGTTGAAAGCCCAGGGCCTCGAAGCACGCCACTTTGGCCACGTGGCAGGCCAGCTCGGCATGGGGGTAACGCGCACGCATGGCCTCCAGCATCTGCCGGGCAATGCCCTGGCGTCGATGGCTTTGCAGCACCGCCATGTAGGCCACGGCGCAGGCCTGGGGATCGTCCTTGAGCGGCAGGTAAAGGGTGAAGCCCAGCACCTGCTCAGGGTCCTGAGTGTCGGTGGCCACCACCAGCTCGACCGCGATCCCCCGGGAACCGTCCATGGCCTGCAGGTACAGGTGCACCTCGTAGCCGACGCCGTACTGGTAAAGGTTGTACAGCGGGTTGCTGGGGGCGATGGCCAGCGCGCTGATGTCGGTGATGTAGTCCACCACCATCTGCTGGATCTGGCTCTGGATGGCTTCGGGCGGCGGGGCTTGGAACAGGGTGATGCTGGACATCGAGGCGGTGACTCCGAGGATGGGGGCAGGCCCGGGCGTGGCGGGCGGCGCCATGATAACCCGCCGCGGGCCGCTCAGGCGCAGCACCACGCCGGCGCCGCGGGCACGCGGGGTCATGGAAAATGCTGGAAATGGCTTGAACGAGAAACAGATGCCGGCCGAGCCGGCAGGTTGCGAGCGCCTCTTGGGGAGCGTCGCAACCGGCACAGGATACGGCGGCACAATGGCCGCCGCGGTGCCCCGCCCGACGAACGCGGACGGGGCCGAGGCTTACAGCGCCATGTCGGCCGCTGGGTTGCTCTCGGGCTTGGCCAGGCTGGCCGGAGCCTGGGGCGCTGCACCTTTCACCGCAGGTGGCGG
Protein-coding sequences here:
- a CDS encoding MFS transporter, producing MSAVETSSTAAETPQQTRKRLRKVAAATIFGSMLEWYDFYLYATMAAIVFSKIFFDNSNPKSATLMAFSTFAIGFIARPFGGILFGYLGDKFGRKQVLVLTFCLMGVCTALIGLIPSYASIGIWAPILLVAIRIIQGLGAGAELSGAAVTSYEHASEGKRGSQGAWPALGLNLGLLLSSLTIYLLTINGNEFLLAGGWRIPFVCSIVLVAVGLWVRNSIPETPEFKELSKESQKAKPSPLTALFKNDLKGLAVVFFVAIGYNALSYIFKTFSLAYLTQYKNVDVHVTSLSVTIASLIAIVAVPFFGWLCDKWSSKAVLVLGGVFSLLFAYPFLALLNTGDSLMIYIAIGVGTGILAPMMFAPQGSFLSRQFPTATRSSGFGTGREIGTAIAGGLAPLGALSLVTASATHSTDGVVIILAVAAVLVVVFALCDQGRKHSAFKN
- a CDS encoding GNAT family N-acetyltransferase, which produces MSSITLFQAPPPEAIQSQIQQMVVDYITDISALAIAPSNPLYNLYQYGVGYEVHLYLQAMDGSRGIAVELVVATDTQDPEQVLGFTLYLPLKDDPQACAVAYMAVLQSHRRQGIARQMLEAMRARYPHAELACHVAKVACFEALGFQLLSARGPQVLMNTRDHGSDGLLAVLDVAPIYQSVEVRQIHTYLLAQHGRKAMLEAEKKRDRQLDQMTRQAQALVRERLGEAALYNARAPQLIA
- the lhgO gene encoding L-2-hydroxyglutarate oxidase; amino-acid sequence: MTYDFCIIGGGIVGLATAMEILKRQPGASLVILEKENVLAKHQTGHNSGVIHAGIYYAPGSLKADLCKRGAEATKQFCREHGIKFEVCGKVLVASNALEVQRMEALYQRSQQNGLKVERLDAEQLRQREPNIVGLGGLFLDATGIVDYREVCETMARVIRRDGGEICLSQTVTAIQESADSVTVSSHGGSWRAKKLVACAGLQSDRLALMAGVRIEHQIIPFRGEYFRLPEAKNNIVNHLIYPIPDPELPFLGVHLTRMIDGSVTVGPNAVLGLGRENYKKFSINWRDVAQYASFPGFWKTIWQNLGSGTTEMKNSLFKSGYLEQCRKYCPSLEVSDLLPYEAGIRAQAVMRDGSLVHDFLFAQTPRMLHVCNAPSPAATSAIPIGSMIADKIFQAD
- a CDS encoding DeoR/GlpR family DNA-binding transcription regulator, with product MQNLHSVAELPSLRRQKILLLLERDGKVLAAELSRHFAVSEDTIRRDLAELDAAGLVLRVHGGALPRPKDSGKDYFTRVGEINEAKLRLAQYAVRWVQDGQTVMFDSGSTTLHIAQSLPADIRLTAVTASPLIAVALAEYPGVKVILAGGQLNPATLSVSGHQALHMIQGIKADLMFTGVCAIHPEIGISSLHFDEVPLKQAMFDSAAQVIAVTTADKLGAMEPFVVVPCNRLQRMLTEQQVASGDIEDYRRLGIEVVQI